One region of Opitutaceae bacterium genomic DNA includes:
- a CDS encoding DoxX family membrane protein, translating to MPNPTDSSASGTCCADKSNYTAAFLILRLFLGLRAFLSGLEKFESGGTYSFENYGKTMGRIASGITGASFLPSWATKAFALPLGYIFLALGIMLLLGIKTRLALILLALVWVGLGFGLMAVQSDEGAIWIGTYVGLTVGAMLLVRHNRFAIVPDRS from the coding sequence ATGCCCAATCCGACCGACTCCTCCGCATCAGGCACCTGCTGTGCCGACAAGAGCAACTACACCGCAGCCTTCCTGATTCTGCGCCTCTTTCTTGGATTGAGGGCATTCTTGTCCGGTTTGGAGAAGTTCGAGTCAGGCGGCACCTATTCCTTCGAGAACTATGGAAAGACGATGGGGCGCATCGCCAGCGGAATCACAGGCGCCTCCTTCCTCCCTTCCTGGGCGACCAAGGCATTTGCGCTTCCCTTGGGATATATTTTCCTGGCCCTGGGCATCATGCTGCTTCTCGGCATCAAGACGCGACTTGCGCTCATCCTTCTGGCTCTTGTCTGGGTGGGACTCGGTTTCGGTCTGATGGCGGTGCAATCTGACGAAGGGGCGATCTGGATTGGCACCTACGTGGGCCTGACGGTTGGAGCCATGCTGCTCGTCCGGCACAATCGCTTTGCGATCGTACCCGATCGCTCATGA
- a CDS encoding serine acetyltransferase produces MNLEEITRALLASYETDGGINHLEGTNLPSQESLNKLCVELMYLLFPGFFEATPLTTQSVAAVTSRRIQLIHSQLVTEIEKSLRFEKHPSPAAQAEQHAINFLKALPDLRQRVKTDVSAAYDGDPAARSIEEIILSYPCVLVISLQRIAHVLYKMGIALLPRMITEFAHERTGTDIHPGAEIGTHFFIDHCTGVVIGETARIGNHVKIYQGVTLGAKSFVTDERGLPVKGVRRHPKLEDHVIVYPGATILGGDTIIGQHSIVGSNVWLMQSMPPHSIAYYQGDQASIIRPRRSREALLEDVGDWVI; encoded by the coding sequence ATGAATCTTGAGGAGATAACCCGCGCGCTGCTCGCGTCCTACGAAACCGATGGCGGAATCAATCACTTGGAAGGCACCAACCTGCCGTCCCAGGAATCGCTCAACAAGCTCTGCGTAGAGCTGATGTACCTCCTCTTTCCGGGATTCTTCGAGGCCACGCCACTGACCACACAATCGGTTGCCGCCGTCACCTCGCGGCGCATCCAGTTGATCCACAGCCAGCTCGTGACGGAAATCGAAAAGAGTCTCCGCTTTGAAAAGCACCCCAGTCCCGCCGCACAAGCCGAGCAGCACGCAATAAACTTTTTGAAGGCGCTTCCGGACCTGAGGCAGCGAGTGAAGACTGATGTCAGCGCCGCCTACGATGGCGATCCTGCCGCACGAAGCATTGAGGAGATCATACTGTCCTACCCGTGTGTCCTGGTCATCTCGCTCCAACGCATTGCTCATGTCCTCTACAAGATGGGCATCGCACTGCTTCCCCGCATGATCACGGAGTTCGCGCATGAGCGCACAGGCACGGATATTCATCCCGGAGCGGAAATCGGAACGCATTTTTTCATCGATCATTGCACCGGGGTGGTCATCGGCGAGACCGCCCGCATCGGCAATCACGTCAAGATCTACCAGGGTGTTACATTGGGAGCGAAGTCGTTCGTCACCGACGAACGGGGCCTCCCTGTCAAGGGAGTCCGGCGGCATCCCAAGCTGGAGGATCACGTCATTGTCTATCCAGGCGCCACAATCCTCGGGGGTGACACAATCATCGGTCAGCATTCCATCGTCGGCTCAAATGTCTGGCTCATGCAATCCATGCCACCCCACAGCATTGCCTACTACCAGGGCGACCAAGCCTCGATCATCCGACCCCGCAGATCGCGTGAAGCACTCCTCGAGGACGTTGGCGATTGGGTTATCTGA
- a CDS encoding quinone-dependent dihydroorotate dehydrogenase, producing MDFLYHSLLRSALFRMDAERAHEFAVDSMAWLGRIVPLCKVMELRNRLSPSLYRPVSLFGLTFPNRVGLAAGFDKNARAWPAAAALGFGHVEIGTVTALAQPGNPRPRLFRYPSEGAVINRMGFNNDGAASVAERLKGHAPPGQRRIPLGINLGKSRAAELDAATGDYLASFRRLAPLADYVVLNVSSPNTPGLRKLQDETRLRELLGEIAGENASAAGRRVPVLLKIAPDLSWPQIDAVLTAVDDFRLNGIIATNTTLARPGFFERVNESGGLSGRPLRSRSTDVIRYVSLRTNGRLPIVGVGGIDDEAAAGEKMDAGASLVQIYSGMIFEGPGLPQRIARALSERDRRF from the coding sequence ATGGATTTTCTTTATCATTCGCTGCTCCGCTCCGCTCTATTCCGTATGGATGCGGAACGTGCCCATGAATTTGCCGTCGATTCGATGGCCTGGCTGGGGCGCATCGTTCCGCTCTGCAAAGTGATGGAGTTGAGGAATCGCCTTTCACCTTCACTGTATCGGCCTGTTTCGCTGTTTGGGCTCACATTTCCCAATCGGGTCGGTCTGGCTGCGGGATTTGACAAGAATGCGAGAGCCTGGCCCGCGGCGGCGGCGCTGGGCTTTGGACATGTGGAAATTGGCACGGTCACGGCATTGGCGCAGCCCGGGAATCCGCGGCCGCGGCTGTTTCGGTATCCGTCGGAAGGGGCTGTCATCAACAGGATGGGATTCAACAATGACGGAGCTGCGAGTGTCGCCGAACGATTGAAAGGTCATGCTCCTCCTGGGCAGCGCAGGATACCGCTGGGAATCAATCTTGGGAAATCCAGGGCTGCCGAGCTAGATGCCGCCACGGGTGACTATCTTGCAAGTTTTCGTCGCCTTGCCCCCCTTGCGGACTACGTGGTGTTGAATGTATCGAGTCCGAACACTCCGGGCCTGCGCAAACTGCAGGATGAGACGCGCCTCAGGGAGTTGCTCGGAGAGATTGCAGGAGAGAACGCCTCAGCGGCGGGCAGAAGGGTGCCTGTGCTGCTGAAAATCGCACCGGATCTCTCCTGGCCGCAGATAGACGCGGTTTTGACCGCAGTCGATGACTTCCGGTTGAATGGGATCATTGCAACCAACACGACGCTTGCCCGACCGGGATTCTTTGAACGCGTGAATGAAAGCGGTGGATTGAGCGGCAGGCCGTTGCGGAGCCGTTCGACCGATGTGATTCGATATGTGTCGCTCCGAACGAATGGCCGACTTCCGATTGTTGGGGTTGGTGGAATCGATGATGAGGCTGCTGCGGGCGAAAAAATGGACGCGGGGGCGTCCCTTGTTCAGATCTATTCCGGGATGATTTTTGAAGGTCCGGGCCTGCCTCAGCGCATAGCGCGAGCCTTGTCGGAGCGAGACCGCAGATTCTGA
- the hemB gene encoding porphobilinogen synthase, with protein MRSDFKLDLVHRPRRLRRTSSIRGIVEETVLRPADFIAPLFVVEGSAPPDPIASMPGVFRYGCRDLVKECRALRDAGVSMVALFPKLALDLKDARGKAALDEDGLVLRAVREVKSTLPEMTVMTDIALDPYTSHGHDGVLNASGSDVENDATVEILSRMAVLHAAAGVDFVAPSDMMDGRIGAIRKALDLAGHTQTAIMAYSAKFASAYYGPFRDAVGSASAAGTRLLDKRTYQINPSNRREALMEVSLDESEGADVLMVKPAGAYLDIIREVRNATLRPVAAYQVSGEYAQIHAAAERGWLDLEKVRHESLLAIKRAGADMILTYFAKQMASLLAAK; from the coding sequence ATGCGCTCCGATTTCAAGCTGGATCTGGTTCATCGCCCGCGACGCCTGCGTCGCACGTCGTCAATTCGGGGGATTGTGGAGGAAACCGTGCTGAGACCGGCGGACTTCATCGCGCCGCTTTTTGTTGTCGAGGGAAGCGCGCCGCCGGATCCCATTGCGTCAATGCCGGGAGTGTTCAGGTATGGTTGCCGCGATCTTGTCAAGGAATGCAGGGCCTTGCGGGATGCGGGCGTGAGCATGGTTGCCCTGTTTCCAAAACTGGCGTTGGATTTGAAGGACGCCAGGGGCAAGGCGGCCCTCGATGAGGACGGGCTGGTGTTGCGGGCAGTCAGGGAGGTCAAGAGCACCCTGCCGGAGATGACGGTGATGACCGACATCGCATTGGATCCTTACACGAGTCATGGGCACGATGGGGTTCTCAATGCTTCTGGTAGCGACGTGGAGAACGACGCAACGGTTGAGATTCTTTCGCGAATGGCGGTTTTGCATGCGGCCGCGGGTGTGGATTTTGTTGCGCCATCCGACATGATGGACGGGCGAATTGGGGCGATACGAAAGGCGCTTGATTTGGCCGGGCACACTCAAACGGCAATCATGGCGTATTCAGCCAAATTTGCGTCGGCCTATTATGGGCCCTTTCGCGACGCCGTGGGAAGCGCTAGTGCAGCCGGGACGCGTCTACTCGACAAACGCACCTACCAGATCAATCCCTCCAATCGGCGCGAAGCGCTGATGGAGGTTTCGCTCGATGAGTCGGAGGGGGCTGACGTTCTCATGGTGAAGCCGGCCGGCGCGTACCTTGACATCATCCGGGAGGTGCGGAATGCGACTTTACGACCGGTTGCGGCCTATCAGGTCTCTGGCGAGTATGCCCAGATTCACGCCGCTGCGGAGCGGGGCTGGTTGGATTTGGAGAAAGTCCGGCACGAGTCGCTGCTGGCGATCAAGCGCGCGGGTGCGGACATGATTTTGACCTATTTTGCAAAGCAAATGGCGAGCCTGCTGGCGGCGAAGTAG
- a CDS encoding cysteine--tRNA ligase, with translation MALRLFDSMQRELRELRKPDPAKPTDLFTFYNCGPTVYAPAHIGNFRTFLINDVLRRMLELEYGPEKTRHVRNLTDVDDRTIGQARREGRPLGEITRKWTEVFHRDCAALNCLRPHFEPTATGHIPEQVNMIEVLMEKGNAYRAADGSVYFKVSSFADYGRLSRIKERELRVTNTTSDADHKDDLSDFALWKAHKPSEDGEVQWPGPKGAAAGRPGWHIECSAMSKKLLGDTIDLHTGGIDLLFPHHENEIAQSRCCNGAALARHWYHSEHLLVNGTTMSKSKGNFYTLTDLTDKGFAPMAVRYALLAGHPRKQLNFTLDSVHAAESALRKLRALADRTIAAAGRTVADFYNVSEILLHRASPDLESCGFASLQDDLNTPGALGELFSERDALRGSTPINQFRSLARTVYALGFDLHPVAAPAVEIPDKIQQLANQRWTAKIARDFKAADALRAEIAAAGWTMLDRKDGYSLEPGK, from the coding sequence ATGGCCTTACGACTTTTCGACTCGATGCAGCGTGAGCTTCGCGAACTCCGCAAGCCGGACCCCGCGAAGCCAACGGACCTGTTCACATTCTACAACTGCGGCCCCACCGTCTACGCTCCCGCCCACATCGGAAACTTTCGGACTTTTCTCATCAACGATGTGCTCCGCCGGATGCTGGAACTCGAATACGGTCCGGAAAAGACAAGGCACGTGCGCAACCTGACCGATGTCGATGATCGCACCATCGGACAGGCCCGCAGGGAGGGCCGCCCCCTCGGTGAGATCACGCGCAAGTGGACCGAGGTCTTTCATCGCGACTGCGCCGCGCTCAACTGCCTGCGGCCACACTTCGAACCCACCGCCACCGGACACATTCCCGAGCAGGTGAACATGATCGAGGTCCTGATGGAAAAGGGCAACGCCTACCGAGCCGCCGATGGATCCGTCTATTTCAAGGTCAGCTCGTTCGCGGATTACGGCAGACTCTCGCGCATCAAGGAGCGTGAACTCAGGGTCACCAACACGACCTCCGACGCCGACCACAAGGATGACTTGAGCGATTTTGCGCTTTGGAAGGCCCACAAGCCCTCGGAGGACGGCGAAGTGCAATGGCCCGGCCCGAAGGGAGCGGCCGCGGGGCGTCCGGGATGGCACATCGAGTGCAGCGCGATGAGCAAGAAGCTCCTTGGCGACACCATCGATCTGCACACGGGTGGAATCGACCTGCTCTTTCCCCACCACGAAAACGAAATTGCCCAGAGCCGGTGCTGCAACGGAGCGGCACTCGCCCGGCACTGGTACCACAGCGAGCACCTCCTCGTGAACGGGACAACCATGAGCAAGAGCAAGGGCAATTTCTACACGCTCACCGATCTCACCGACAAGGGCTTCGCCCCCATGGCGGTTCGCTACGCGCTCCTGGCGGGCCACCCGCGCAAGCAGCTCAACTTCACCCTCGACTCCGTCCACGCCGCGGAAAGCGCGCTCAGGAAGCTGCGGGCGCTCGCTGACAGAACCATCGCCGCCGCGGGCAGGACCGTGGCCGATTTCTACAATGTATCGGAGATCCTGTTACACCGTGCGTCTCCCGATCTCGAGTCGTGCGGTTTTGCAAGCCTGCAGGACGACCTGAATACACCGGGCGCGCTGGGCGAGCTCTTTTCCGAGCGCGATGCCCTGCGTGGGTCAACGCCGATCAATCAGTTTCGCAGTCTCGCCCGCACCGTCTATGCCTTGGGCTTCGACCTTCATCCGGTCGCGGCTCCGGCCGTTGAGATCCCCGACAAGATTCAGCAGCTCGCGAATCAACGCTGGACGGCGAAGATCGCGCGTGACTTCAAGGCAGCAGACGCACTTCGAGCCGAAATTGCCGCCGCTGGCTGGACGATGCTCGACCGGAAGGACGGCTATTCGCTCGAGCCCGGAAAATAG
- a CDS encoding threonine--tRNA ligase has protein sequence MAMSPLEELRHSASHVLATAVLRLFPDAKLDIGPPTDSGFYYDIDLDHKLTSDDLGRLEVEMKKIADENQPFIRKEVSRSEAVEIITQRHQERYKLGRLADIPEGEAISFYQNGEFMDLCAGTHVRYTSKLKAFKLLSIAGAYHRGDEKNRQLQRIYGTAFQTKEELAQHLERLEQAKARDHRKLGRDLKLFVIDEDVGQGLILWTPNGSILRQELQNFIGEELRKQGYNQVFTPHIGKLELYKTSGHFPYYKDSQFSPVVENESLAAIVREGCSCADMVARLDAVSSKLRETVNARSGREVIPVDRVLDADKLLDGFMLKPMNCPHHIKIFASQPHSYRDLPVRLAEFGTVYRWEQSGELNGMTRVRGFTQDDAHLFCTEAQVGQEVLGCLSLVKVVLTTLGMSDYRVRVGLRDPDSNKYTGSAANWDKAEAACREAARTLGVPFTEEPGEAAFYGPKIDFVVKDVIGREWQLGTVQVDYNLPVRFGLSYIGADNQAHTPVMIHRAPFGSMERFCGVLIEHFGGDFPAWLAPEQVRLVPISDKVLDYGQSLLHQLREAGVRASLDEHSDKLGAKIRRAELEKIPYTLVLGAKEAEANSVSVRSRARGDEGVTPFIQFLEGLTLEIRNRSLPGKR, from the coding sequence ATGGCAATGTCACCACTCGAAGAACTGCGTCATTCCGCCTCGCATGTCCTTGCAACGGCGGTCCTCCGCCTGTTTCCGGATGCAAAGCTCGACATCGGACCACCCACCGACAGCGGCTTCTACTATGACATCGACCTGGATCACAAGCTGACCAGCGACGACCTCGGGAGGCTCGAGGTCGAAATGAAGAAGATCGCCGATGAAAACCAGCCCTTCATCAGAAAGGAAGTCAGCCGCTCCGAAGCGGTCGAAATCATCACCCAGCGCCATCAGGAGCGCTACAAGCTGGGACGCCTCGCGGACATTCCCGAGGGAGAGGCGATTTCCTTTTACCAAAACGGCGAATTCATGGATCTGTGCGCGGGAACCCACGTCCGCTACACGTCGAAGCTGAAGGCCTTCAAACTGCTCTCGATCGCCGGCGCCTATCACCGCGGTGACGAGAAGAACAGGCAGTTGCAGCGCATCTACGGCACCGCATTCCAAACGAAGGAGGAACTCGCCCAGCATTTGGAGCGGCTCGAGCAGGCAAAGGCCCGCGACCATCGCAAGCTGGGCAGGGATCTCAAGCTCTTCGTCATCGATGAGGATGTCGGCCAGGGGCTGATCCTGTGGACGCCCAATGGATCCATACTCCGGCAGGAACTGCAGAACTTCATCGGCGAGGAGCTGCGCAAGCAGGGATACAACCAGGTTTTCACGCCTCACATCGGCAAGCTGGAACTCTACAAGACTTCCGGACACTTCCCCTACTACAAGGACTCGCAGTTCAGCCCCGTGGTGGAAAACGAATCGCTGGCCGCAATCGTCAGGGAAGGCTGCAGTTGCGCCGACATGGTCGCCCGGCTCGACGCCGTTTCCTCAAAGCTGCGCGAAACGGTCAACGCCCGATCAGGGCGCGAGGTCATCCCCGTCGATCGCGTGCTCGATGCCGACAAGCTGCTGGACGGCTTCATGCTGAAGCCGATGAACTGTCCTCATCACATCAAGATCTTCGCCTCCCAGCCTCACAGCTATCGGGATCTTCCCGTCCGCCTTGCGGAATTCGGCACGGTCTACCGCTGGGAGCAGAGCGGCGAGCTCAACGGCATGACCCGCGTGCGAGGATTCACCCAGGACGACGCCCACCTTTTCTGCACCGAAGCCCAGGTCGGACAGGAGGTCCTTGGCTGTCTTTCCCTCGTGAAGGTGGTCCTGACCACTCTGGGGATGAGCGACTATCGCGTCCGGGTGGGCCTGCGTGATCCCGATTCAAACAAGTACACCGGTTCGGCTGCAAACTGGGATAAGGCGGAGGCTGCCTGCCGGGAAGCCGCAAGAACGCTCGGAGTGCCCTTCACGGAGGAGCCTGGCGAAGCCGCCTTCTACGGCCCGAAAATTGATTTCGTGGTGAAGGACGTCATCGGTCGCGAGTGGCAGCTCGGAACCGTCCAGGTTGACTACAACCTCCCGGTTCGCTTCGGACTGTCCTACATCGGAGCCGACAACCAGGCGCACACGCCGGTCATGATTCACCGCGCTCCCTTCGGATCGATGGAGCGCTTCTGCGGCGTGCTGATCGAGCATTTCGGGGGAGACTTTCCGGCCTGGCTCGCTCCCGAACAGGTTCGCCTCGTGCCGATCAGCGACAAGGTTCTCGATTACGGCCAGTCCCTGCTGCACCAGCTGCGCGAGGCCGGGGTTCGCGCATCGCTCGATGAGCACAGCGACAAGCTCGGCGCAAAGATCCGACGCGCCGAGCTGGAAAAAATCCCCTACACCCTCGTGCTTGGAGCCAAGGAGGCGGAGGCGAATTCAGTCAGCGTGCGTTCGCGCGCACGCGGCGACGAAGGCGTCACTCCCTTCATCCAATTCCTGGAAGGTCTCACCCTGGAAATCAGGAATCGTTCACTCCCGGGGAAAAGGTAG
- a CDS encoding tetratricopeptide repeat protein has translation MGWKPELDAIVGARHGGRVAGILEQLQRLDSRHPNIAEIQYQVAWTLDSLGRSDEAAVCYEKAIALGLAPNDLSGALIGLGSTLRQTGRLERAVEVLRNARRQFPENREIDAFLALALHAAGRHDEAIVTALTVLMETSEDPGITACQRTLRHQLPPFSPASPGPADEMR, from the coding sequence ATGGGCTGGAAACCTGAACTCGACGCCATAGTCGGCGCCCGCCACGGCGGACGCGTGGCTGGCATTCTCGAGCAGCTTCAACGGCTCGACTCCAGGCACCCAAACATCGCGGAGATCCAATACCAGGTGGCCTGGACCCTCGACAGCCTTGGTCGCAGCGACGAAGCTGCCGTCTGCTACGAAAAAGCCATTGCGCTCGGACTGGCGCCCAACGACCTCTCAGGCGCATTGATCGGGCTGGGCAGCACGCTGCGCCAAACAGGCAGACTCGAACGGGCCGTCGAGGTCCTGCGCAATGCGAGGAGGCAGTTTCCGGAAAATCGCGAGATTGATGCCTTCCTCGCCCTCGCCCTGCATGCGGCGGGCCGGCATGATGAAGCCATTGTCACGGCCTTGACCGTATTGATGGAGACCTCGGAGGATCCCGGGATCACCGCCTGCCAGCGTACACTGAGACACCAGTTGCCTCCATTTTCTCCGGCAAGCCCGGGCCCCGCCGACGAAATGCGTTGA
- a CDS encoding P-II family nitrogen regulator, which produces MKLIIAIIKPFKLEEVKTALAEIGIEGMTVSEVKGFGRQKGHTEIYRGSEYTVDFLPKVKIEIVVTDDIADKTVTTIVKAAKTGKIGDGKVFVVALEEAVRIRTDERGDAAV; this is translated from the coding sequence ATGAAGCTCATCATCGCCATTATCAAGCCGTTCAAGCTGGAGGAGGTTAAGACCGCGTTGGCCGAGATCGGCATCGAAGGCATGACTGTCAGCGAGGTGAAGGGCTTCGGTCGCCAGAAAGGCCACACCGAAATTTACCGTGGCAGTGAATACACCGTCGATTTTCTTCCCAAGGTCAAAATCGAGATAGTCGTAACGGACGACATCGCCGACAAGACGGTCACCACGATCGTGAAAGCGGCCAAGACGGGCAAGATCGGCGATGGCAAGGTGTTTGTGGTCGCGCTGGAGGAAGCGGTGCGCATTCGCACCGACGAGCGCGGCGACGCGGCGGTCTGA
- the aspS gene encoding aspartate--tRNA ligase, with product MKRTHHCAQLSSADLGSTVSLLGWVDSVRDHGGILFIDLRDRKGVTQVRFDPHENPSLGAQAAHLKPESVIGITGIVAARPEGTVNAGLPTGQIEVVGSELTIHNVSDTPPFPLDDAGGDKVNEDLRLTYRYLDLRRPKMRKNLQVRHRATKAIRDYFDSLEFIEVETPALFKSTPEGAREYLVPSRIHPGQFYALSQSPQQFKQILMVAGVERYFQIARCFRDEDLRADRQMEFTQVDVEASFITREDVYALFEGMLKKVWKDVLDHDLPTPFPRMAFVDAMNRYGVDKPDVRFALELVDFTETFRNSAFKVFQATVAGGGVIKALNAKGLADVTQGELKTLEDVAKSLGAKGLAFIKVEGGEWKSPIVKFFTEAERAELTRRLAIEDGDIVFFAAAEWEKACAILGRIRLDAAGLLQKRGKLALRADDWRFLWVVDFPLMSYDEEQKRYLATHHPFTAPVVEDAILLDSDPKRVRGQHYDVVLNGMELGGGSIRIHQPALQKKVFEDVLKIPADVVESRFGYMLKAFTYGAPPHGGIAFGLDRMVALLCGTTSIRDVIAFPKTQKGQDLMAQSPTAVTPKQLQDLHIQTVLPE from the coding sequence ATGAAGCGCACCCATCACTGTGCCCAGCTCTCCTCCGCCGATCTTGGATCGACCGTTTCCCTGCTCGGCTGGGTGGATTCCGTCCGCGACCACGGCGGGATCCTGTTCATCGACCTGAGGGACCGCAAGGGTGTCACCCAGGTCAGGTTTGATCCGCACGAAAACCCCTCGCTTGGAGCGCAGGCCGCCCATTTGAAGCCGGAGTCGGTGATCGGCATCACGGGCATTGTGGCCGCGCGTCCGGAAGGGACTGTGAACGCGGGGCTGCCCACGGGGCAGATTGAAGTCGTCGGTTCGGAACTCACGATTCACAATGTTTCCGACACGCCTCCGTTCCCGCTGGATGACGCGGGAGGCGACAAGGTGAATGAGGATCTGAGGCTGACCTATCGCTACCTCGACCTGAGGCGGCCGAAGATGCGGAAGAACCTGCAGGTGCGCCACCGAGCCACGAAGGCGATCCGCGACTATTTCGACAGCCTGGAATTCATCGAGGTTGAAACACCCGCGCTCTTCAAGAGCACACCCGAGGGCGCGCGTGAGTACCTGGTGCCGTCACGCATTCATCCGGGGCAGTTCTACGCGCTGTCGCAGTCGCCCCAGCAGTTCAAACAGATCCTGATGGTGGCGGGTGTCGAGAGGTACTTTCAGATTGCCCGCTGCTTTCGGGATGAGGACTTGCGCGCGGATCGCCAGATGGAGTTCACCCAGGTGGACGTCGAGGCCTCGTTCATCACACGCGAGGACGTGTACGCGCTGTTTGAAGGCATGCTGAAGAAGGTCTGGAAGGACGTGCTTGACCATGATCTTCCGACACCTTTCCCACGGATGGCATTTGTCGACGCGATGAACCGCTATGGCGTGGACAAGCCCGATGTGCGTTTCGCGCTCGAGCTCGTCGACTTCACCGAGACATTCCGGAACTCCGCGTTCAAGGTGTTTCAGGCGACCGTTGCGGGAGGCGGCGTGATCAAGGCTCTCAACGCAAAAGGTCTGGCCGATGTCACACAGGGCGAGCTCAAGACACTTGAGGATGTGGCAAAGTCGCTTGGAGCCAAGGGCCTTGCCTTCATCAAGGTGGAAGGAGGCGAATGGAAATCGCCCATCGTCAAATTCTTCACCGAGGCGGAGCGCGCCGAGCTGACGCGTCGCCTGGCGATCGAGGACGGGGACATCGTGTTTTTTGCGGCGGCTGAATGGGAGAAGGCCTGCGCGATTCTCGGAAGGATCCGCCTGGATGCCGCGGGACTCCTTCAGAAGCGGGGAAAACTTGCCTTGCGCGCGGACGACTGGCGCTTCCTGTGGGTCGTTGATTTTCCTCTGATGAGCTACGACGAGGAACAGAAACGATACCTTGCCACGCACCATCCTTTCACCGCTCCGGTTGTCGAGGATGCCATCCTGCTTGACAGCGACCCGAAGCGCGTGCGCGGGCAGCATTACGACGTTGTGCTGAATGGGATGGAACTCGGTGGAGGATCGATCCGCATTCACCAACCCGCCCTGCAGAAGAAGGTTTTCGAGGATGTGCTGAAGATACCCGCGGATGTCGTCGAGAGTCGGTTCGGTTACATGCTCAAGGCCTTCACCTATGGTGCGCCTCCGCACGGAGGGATTGCCTTCGGCCTTGATCGCATGGTCGCACTGCTGTGCGGAACGACCAGCATCCGTGATGTCATTGCATTTCCGAAGACTCAGAAGGGCCAGGACCTGATGGCGCAGAGTCCGACAGCCGTCACTCCGAAACAGCTCCAGGACCTGCACATTCAAACGGTGCTTCCCGAGTAA